The Corylus avellana chromosome ca8, CavTom2PMs-1.0 genome has a segment encoding these proteins:
- the LOC132190533 gene encoding phytosulfokines-like: protein MSHQLSTLFSIALLISLVLTQTQAARPAPALAADSLVRTQQHELRTDVKAENVDVEESCEGVEGKEGCLMRRTLAAHLDYIYTQKHKP, encoded by the exons ATGTCTCATCAGCTTAGCACCCTCTTCTCCATAGCTCTTCTCATCAGCTTGGTGCTAACCCAAACCCAAGCCGCTCGTCCGGCGCCTGCCTTGGCCGCGGATTCTCTGGTTCGAACCCAACAACATGAGCTACGTACG gatGTTAAAGCGGAAAACGTTGACGTTGAGGAGAGTTGTGAAGGAGTAGAAGGGAAAGAAGGGTGCTTGATGAGGAGGACACTCGCGGCTCATCTGGATTATATCTACACGCAGAAGCACAAGCCATGA